The Nocardia sp. NBC_00508 nucleotide sequence ATTCGGTAACAGGTTCCGACAGGCGGTAAGGCACATTCCCCGTCGCCGAGACAGATAGCTGGACATGTGTCTGGACACTACCATCGCCCTCTCGCTCCGACAATCTTTCCGCAGCAACACTCCCAACTATCGACCACCGACAGGCTCGCGTCCGAGAAACAGCCGCGGATTTCCCTCCCCCGCCCACAACCTCGGCGAGAATGATCTAGTTAGAACCTGTTATTGCCATCGTTCACCGTCCGAGACTATATTCCGTACACGTGTCCAGACAGTATCGGAGTAATCCATGAGCAGCCTCCTGCCCGCTGACGGGTCCCGACTGCTGATCGGCGGCAAGCTGGTCGAGGGCGCCGGTGGTGTCTTCGCGACGGTGAACCCCGCAACCGAGGACGTCCTCGGCCAGGCCGCGAACGCGAACGCGGCCGATCTCGACGCGGCCATCGATGCCGCGCGCACCGCGTTCGATCACACCGACTGGTCGCGCGATCACGCAGTCCGCGCCCGCTGCCTCGAACAGTTACGCACCGCTCTGCGATCACACATCGAGGAACTGCGCGAACTCACCATCGCCGAGGCAGGCGCACCGGCCATGCTCACCAGCGGCCCACAGTTGGAAGGTCCGGTCGCCGACCTCGGCTACGCGGCCGGGCTCGCCGAAACCTATCACTGGGAAACCGATTTGGGTGTCGCCGAGCCGATGGGCATCAAGACGCACCGGGTGCTGCGCCGCGAGCCGATCGGCGTGGTCGGGGCGATCACGCCGTGGAACTTCCCGCACCAGATCAACTTCGCCAAGCTGGGCCCCGCGCTCGCGGCGGGGAACACCGTGGTGCTCAAGGCCGCCCCGGACACGCCGTGGTGCGCGGCGGCGGTCGGGGCGATCATCGCCGAGGAAACCGACATCCCACCTGGCGTGGTGAACATCGTGACCTCCGCCGACCATGCGCTCGGCGCGCGGCTCACCGAGGATCCGCGCGTCGACATGATCAGCTTCACCGGCTCCACCGCCACCGGCCGTGCCGTCATGACCGGCGCGGCCACGACACTGAAGAAGGTGTTTCTGGAACTCGGCGGCAAGTCGGCGTTCATGGTGCTGGACGACGCCGATATCGCGAGAGCCTGCTCGGTGGCGGCGTTCTCGGTGTGCGTGCACGCCGGACAGGGCTGCGCGCTCACCACCAGGCTGCTGGTCCCGCGCGCCGCCTACGACCAAGCCGTGCAGGCCGCCGCTGCGACGCTCGGCGCGATCAAGCCGGGCGACCCCGCCGACCCGCGCACGGTCTGCGGCCCGCTCATCTCCGAACGGCAGCGCGCCAGGGTCGAACGGTATCTCGACATCGCCCGCGCCGAGGGCGGGCGGATCGTGGTCGGCGGCGGGCGACCGGCCGAGCTCGAGCGCGGGTTCTTCATCGAACCGACGTTGATCGCGGATGTCCCCAACACCGCGACGGTCGCCCGCGAGGAGATCTTCGGCCCGGTGCTGGTGATCATCCCGTACGACGGCGACGAGGACGCCGTCCGCATCGCCAACGACTCCCCTTACGGTCTCTCGGGGTCGGTGTGGGGCACCGACGCCGAGCGCATCCGGCGCGTCACCGAAGGCGTGCGCACCGGCACCATGAGCGTCAACGGCGGCGTCTGGTATTCCGTCGACGCACCGTTCGGCGGCTACAAGCAATCCGGGATCGGCCGCGAAATGGGCCGCGCCGGATTCGAGGAATACCTGGAAACCAAACTCATCGCCACCGCCGGATGAACCCGCACTGCCGGACGACAACACAGAGGAGCTGGACTCCATGGCCCGTTTCACGGGGAGATCCGCCATCGTCACCGGCGCCGCCCAAGGAATCGGCGCGGCCTACGCGCAGGCGCTGGCCGCCGAGGGCGCGAGCGTCGTCGTCGCCGACAAGAACGCCGACGGCGGTGTGGCGGTCGTCGAGAAGATCGTAGCCGACGGCGGCACCGCGGTGTTCGGGCAGGTCGACGTGGCAGACCCCGAATCCGCCACCGCCATGGCCGAATTCGCCGCCGCCGAGTTCGGTGGCATCGATCACCTGGTCAACAACGCCGCCATCTACGGCGAGATGAAGCTGAACCTGCTGCTGACCGTGCCGTGGGACTACTACAAAACGTTCATGAGCGTGAACATGGACGGCGTGCTGAACATGACCCGCGCCGTCTGGCCGCACATGTCCAAGCGGGGTGCCGGGTCGATCGTCAACCAATCGTCCACCGCCGCATGGCTGTATTCCAGCTTCTACGGCCTGGCGAAGGTGGGCGTCAACGGGCTGACCCAGCAGCTGGCGTTCGAACTCGGCGGATCCGATATCCGGATCAACGCCATCGCGCCGGGCCCGATCGATACCGACGCCACCAAATCGGTCACGCCCGACGTGATCGTCGACGACATCGTCAAACGCTTGCCGCTGAAGCGAATCGGCACGCCGCAAGATCTCGTCGGCGCCTGCCTGTTCCTGCTGTCGGACGAGGCGAGCTGGATCACCGGGCAGATTTTCAATGTCGACGGCGGACAGGTCGTGCGGTCATGAGCGACCGCGTCGGTTTCCTCGGCCTCGGCAATATGGGTGCGCCGATGGCCGAACGTCTTTTGGGCTGGCCGGGTGGGCTTGCGGTCTGCGATGTCCGTCCCGAAGCGGTCGTGCGGTTCAGCGCGGGCGGGGCTGCCACAGCCGCCTCCGCCGCGGAGCTGGCCGAGCAGGCCGCGATCATCTCGATCACCGTTGTGAACGACGCGCAGGTCCGCGAGGTGGTCACCGGTCCCGGCGGAGTGCTGCGGACCGCCGCGCCCGGAACCGTGGTCGCCGTGCATTCGACGATCAGCGACCGCACCGCCGAGGAACTCGCGGCGGTCTGCGCCGAACGCGGTGTCGAACTCGTGGACGCGCCGGTCAGCGGCGGCGCGCCCGGCGCGACGCGCGGCGCGCTCGCGGTGATGGTGGGTGGTAGCGCCGCGGCGTTCGAGCGGGTGCGTGAACCGTTCGGCTGCTTCGCCGATCTGATCGTGCACGCCGGGCCGGTCGGCGCCGGAACGCGAATGAAGTTGGCGCGCAACCTGATGCATTTCGTCTCCTTCGCCGCCGCGGCCGAGGCGCAGCGGCTCGCCGAGACGGCAGGTCTGGACATCACCGCGCTCGGCAAAGTGGTGCGGCATTCCGACGCGGTCACCGGCGGTCCCGGCGCCATCATGCTGCGCGATTCCACGGCGCCGGTCGAGGACGGCGACTTCTGGCTGCCGATCCTGCGGCACGTGCGCGATCTGGGCGAGAAGGACCTCAGCCTGGCCCTGGAACTCGGCGAACGGCTCGGCACCGCGCTGCCGCTGGCCGAACTCGCCCTCGACCGCCTCGGACCCGGACTCGGCGTCGGGGCGGGCCCATCATCGGAAAGGCATTTCTCATGAGCGACAACGGTTCCGCCGACACAGTGCGGCAGCGCGGGCTGGCCAAGATGGCCGAGGTATACGGCACCGAATTCCAGGACTACCCCGGCGCCCATTTCGCCGTCACAGCCGACCACCTCTTCGCCGACGTCTGGTCGCGGCCGGGGCTCACCATCCGCGATCGCAGGCTGCTGCTGCTCGGCGCGCTCACCGCGCAGGGCGCCATCGACACCGCGGGCAT carries:
- a CDS encoding NAD(P)-dependent oxidoreductase gives rise to the protein MSDRVGFLGLGNMGAPMAERLLGWPGGLAVCDVRPEAVVRFSAGGAATAASAAELAEQAAIISITVVNDAQVREVVTGPGGVLRTAAPGTVVAVHSTISDRTAEELAAVCAERGVELVDAPVSGGAPGATRGALAVMVGGSAAAFERVREPFGCFADLIVHAGPVGAGTRMKLARNLMHFVSFAAAAEAQRLAETAGLDITALGKVVRHSDAVTGGPGAIMLRDSTAPVEDGDFWLPILRHVRDLGEKDLSLALELGERLGTALPLAELALDRLGPGLGVGAGPSSERHFS
- a CDS encoding carboxymuconolactone decarboxylase family protein, translated to MSDNGSADTVRQRGLAKMAEVYGTEFQDYPGAHFAVTADHLFADVWSRPGLTIRDRRLLLLGALTAQGAIDTAGIQIGAALRNGELTEDQLHEIAVFLCHYVGWPNGTKLDLLVGTIVAQQKKAARGQSDRAEQ
- a CDS encoding aldehyde dehydrogenase, giving the protein MSSLLPADGSRLLIGGKLVEGAGGVFATVNPATEDVLGQAANANAADLDAAIDAARTAFDHTDWSRDHAVRARCLEQLRTALRSHIEELRELTIAEAGAPAMLTSGPQLEGPVADLGYAAGLAETYHWETDLGVAEPMGIKTHRVLRREPIGVVGAITPWNFPHQINFAKLGPALAAGNTVVLKAAPDTPWCAAAVGAIIAEETDIPPGVVNIVTSADHALGARLTEDPRVDMISFTGSTATGRAVMTGAATTLKKVFLELGGKSAFMVLDDADIARACSVAAFSVCVHAGQGCALTTRLLVPRAAYDQAVQAAAATLGAIKPGDPADPRTVCGPLISERQRARVERYLDIARAEGGRIVVGGGRPAELERGFFIEPTLIADVPNTATVAREEIFGPVLVIIPYDGDEDAVRIANDSPYGLSGSVWGTDAERIRRVTEGVRTGTMSVNGGVWYSVDAPFGGYKQSGIGREMGRAGFEEYLETKLIATAG
- a CDS encoding SDR family oxidoreductase, which translates into the protein MARFTGRSAIVTGAAQGIGAAYAQALAAEGASVVVADKNADGGVAVVEKIVADGGTAVFGQVDVADPESATAMAEFAAAEFGGIDHLVNNAAIYGEMKLNLLLTVPWDYYKTFMSVNMDGVLNMTRAVWPHMSKRGAGSIVNQSSTAAWLYSSFYGLAKVGVNGLTQQLAFELGGSDIRINAIAPGPIDTDATKSVTPDVIVDDIVKRLPLKRIGTPQDLVGACLFLLSDEASWITGQIFNVDGGQVVRS